Within Tribolium castaneum strain GA2 chromosome 10, icTriCast1.1, whole genome shotgun sequence, the genomic segment GTCTGCACGTCGTTGAATTCTTTGACgaagttttgaatttgcaaTTTCGAGTTTTTGATTTGGATGTTCTCGAGGTTCATGTATTTCAGGTCGGGGAGGGGCGAATCGATTTCGCTGATTAGACTAGTGTTTGTCATTTTGTTAAGTAGGTTGGGCCCGAGCAGCTCCAAACTGAGCAAGTGTTTGAATTTGCTCAAATAACTGAACTTGATTGTTTTACTGCCCGTGTTGAAGCCTTGGATCAGGGTTAAAGTCTCCAAGTCGGGGGGGAGTTTTGCGATCAGGTCCAAGGGTTCAACCTCCGATTGCAAAATGCAAATTGCGGAACGCACGATCGGTTTGTCGTCGAGCAGTTCCGACTCCAAGTTATCGTCATAAAGCACCTATTGTTTCGGTTGTTAACGGTTCGATTTAATTCGCTACTTACGTCGTTGAATTCCACCGAGTTGACTTCGTGCGAGCTTTGCTTCTTCTTGCTGGTGTGCATGAAGCGGTAAATCGCGGTTTCGGTCAAATGCTCCAGCTTGCAAGTGCACGAAAATGGACAGTTTTCGTTCTTCTCCCAAATTTCCAAACTCTGGGCCAAATCGGTCAATTTCATTCAAGTACAAGCGCAATACTTACGAAAATTGGGCTAATTAACACAAACAAACTTATTACGTACATTTTGACGAGTCAACTATTGAAGTGGAAGCTAATTTAATTGATACTGTCCAGGAAGTCCTCCCCCGCGTGTTTCCTCCTTTATCTGCTCTTATCGCAACGTgaagaaaaattaagtaacgtccaaaaatgccaataactcatttcagaCATTCCGGCCAGTGGCATGTATTTCCTGACTTACGAGGCGATCAAAGACTACATTACTGACCACGGGAAGGAGTCTCCGAGCATTTTGGGGACGATTTTTGCCGGCGGGGCTGCCGGGATTGCGAACTGGGCTGTGGGTATGCCCCCCGACGTGCTGAAAAGCCGCCTTCAGACCGGTAtggttttgatttatttaaacgtaaaaaaacttgtaataaaatttcagcGCCTGAGGGAACGTACCCCAATGGAATTCGcgatgtgtttaaaaaactgatgcTGACTGAAGGGCCGGGGGCCCTGTACAAGGGCATAACCCCGGTCTTGTTGCGTGCATTCCCAGCCAATGCCGCGTGTTTCGTTGGGTTTGAGCTATGCAAGACCTTTTTGGCGTATCTGTCAAAGGCGTCGCCTGTTTAATTACACTCGAAGCGAGTATTGACTGCATTCTTGTCTACCGTTCTAGTTAGTTCATTATTTTGTTGTGGGATGTTTTGTGTTCAAAGTtgctattttataaaatgttactTGTGGTGAATGCGCCACGATAAGACGTGATAtgattaataaatatattttaatagttttctaattgattgttttttttaaaccctgAAGAAAAACACCGGAGTAAGTATTAAAACTGTCcctttattaaaactttagacATAGAAACAACGTAACAAAGCTTATATCAGTCCTTTAATTATATAAAGCGGAAAATTCCAATAAATAATCTGAAAGTTGTGACTACAGTGCTTTGTTGTCTTCGGCAATTTTGGCTTTGATGTCATCGTAGGACTCGAGGGAGTCCCAGAAGTCGGGGTTCCAGCTCGGGAACACGGAGGTGAAGGCTTCGGGTTCGTGTCCTTGCGCTATGGAAGTCACTGCGGTGTCCTCACGCCCGTATTTCTTCAAATGCATCTAAACGAAGCatataaaacactcaaaaaaccaaaaaattctttgttttaTTCAATACCAAATATCGCTTTATTTTGGTATTCATTCATTGTTAACCCAAAAACGAGCCAAATCGCCTGGGAGTCTTCAACTTCAACGATCTCTCACTTAAACACAAGCAAGGGATAGTATAAATCGTCTTATTTTGGCACATGTTCGTTCAAAAAGTTgattttattgctttattttggcACTCGTTTAgttaaaatatattaattttcGTCTATTTGACgcttaacaacaataataacaagGATCAGAggatttattcattttattttatttatgtaggAAAATAAGTGAATGTTCATCGTTTCTATACGAATTGCCATGAAATATCAAAAACAGGACTTGGTCCACGCAGTACATTAATTTTgctcttgtttgttattaattctaagaaactagaaaattaaaaaaaaatcacatgaaaagagaaaaaggtgagtttttgagtaaaaataaAGGTTTAGCCGACTCACCTTGTATATGTAACAcgtaagttaaaaaaatatttaaagccAGAACGTtattttggcatttgtttcgtTGATTTACAGCAATTTCTCGTTTAAAAATACGCGAAATCACCTGGGACTCACATAGTCgtgttttttcgatttttgctTCCAGTTTGCAATTATTGACCATtaactttgaataaaatagaACGGAGACAAAATCAATAGTTACCTTTGCAAGGTCGTTCGCTTTGGCCTTCTCCTTGACACTGGCCCCGTTTCCGATCCAAACAAAAAGATCCTTCCCAACATCCAACAGCATGACATCGTCCTCATTCAAATCGCTTTGCTCGAAATCGATAATTTCCTCAACTTCGAATTTGTTGGTCTTCGCCTTAATTTCGGCGTGGAAAAGACGCGTTTCGAACGAATTGTATTTCTCAGTACTCGGGGACCGGATAAGTCTAGTATGTAGTTCGTTCCGGTTCCTCCAAGACTGGAAATACTGTGTAAAAGCCGTAGGTTCTGCCCCTTCAACGATTCTCTGGACGTGCGTCCAGGCCGGGTATTTTTTCGACGTGAGGAAGTTCTGGGCCTTGACCATAGCTTCCTGTTTCTCCTTGTTGTTGCATTTCTTGCCAATCCAAACGAAAATGTTGGAGTCGGAGCTGTCGAGGATGAAACAGTCGTTGCCATCAAGCAGCGACTGCTGGAGCGGCTTCTGGGCAACAAGATCCACCTTGAGGCTGCcactgttaaaataataataataataggtcTATTGGGCCAACAGAATTTACAAGATCacaataaacatttataaAGCATTACCAGAAGGGCCCCTTGAGAACCTttgtttaaagtaaaaaaattaaaaacaaaatactacAACAATAAGAACTGATTTCTGTTAATTATTTGTACGgtaaaaaatgcaactaaaattaattatacgaaactgttttttaattgtcacgTTATTATTTTGCAAGGAAACCTTTTACTGTAagaaaacatattaaacagcACTCCTTGTATagagtaaaaatttaattaatcttcagttttttcattaatttgcaatgataacttaatttaaatgaaataaaaaaattttagtcacATTTTAAATGATGTTTATCGTTGTTCGTTATCTACCTGTTGTCCGAAACGCGGTATAGCGACACCACGCGCTCCTGATTCGACTCGAACTGGGCGTCGTCACCCCCTGCGGACTCATCGGGAACGCTGGCGGCGCTGCCGCTCCCCAAAGCGCTGAAAAACTCGGCGAAATCGTGATCGGGGCTGTACTCGTCGATGATGTTGACTTTGGCCTTGCCGGCGTGGTCCTGGTCGCGGATTTGGTTGGCGGCCGAGATGGCCTTTAGCCGCTCAACTCGCTTGCTTTTGGCCCCAACGTACACGTAGATATCGCGGCCTACGTCGAGGATAAAGCAGTCGCCTTTGTTCATCGAGCTGACGACGGGGTCCACTTGCTTCACGCGGATGTTGCGAGAGCCTTTGACTTGGAACAGGCGCTTTTCGAACGCGTTGGGGTCCACGTGGGTGAAGCCGGAGGCGACGCCTCCGGGGAGGTAGCGGACGCCGTTTTTGAAATATGACAGGAATAATTGGGATTCGTGCTCTTGCGTTTCCCGGTATTGGATTGGAACGCCGCCAAGTTGGTCATCGAGTTGGACTGCGAAGATTGCAGCCGAACCCGCCTCATCCTAAATTGATACAATCACTACGGACCCGAAAAATTCACCAAATCCCTGCATTccaacttttttgttttttttttttcgtaatgttAATGCTTGCATTACAATACGCGCTATCGCTGTGACATAATTGCTTttcttttgtagaaaaattacttttctttttcctgTGTCGTTACAAATTAGTggcaactaaattgttttcttttttcaaacttcagaatttaatttttcgtgGTTTcatattaatacaaattatCACGTGGACTACTAAACGTGATAGAAATCATAGTTTGATACACAAATAACATTAAAGCGCCTTACAAATGcttgcatattttttatttgtatttgtatttCGTCGAATGTCTCCAAAACGACGAATCGCAGACCAAAAATGGAAACAGATTCggaatcctcagacaatttt encodes:
- the Gel gene encoding gelsolin is translated as MRLRKNFRVSSPQNVYIATAVLLLVCCLSCSAATVGGKRPASPSIATNPAKKQATVMEPAFANAGQNAGIQIWRIENFKPVAYPKNEYGKFYSGDSYIVLSTKINKRGEKSWDIHYWLGSQTSQDEAGSAAIFAVQLDDQLGGVPIQYRETQEHESQLFLSYFKNGVRYLPGGVASGFTHVDPNAFEKRLFQVKGSRNIRVKQVDPVVSSMNKGDCFILDVGRDIYVYVGAKSKRVERLKAISAANQIRDQDHAGKAKVNIIDEYSPDHDFAEFFSALGSGSAASVPDESAGGDDAQFESNQERVVSLYRVSDNSGSLKVDLVAQKPLQQSLLDGNDCFILDSSDSNIFVWIGKKCNNKEKQEAMVKAQNFLTSKKYPAWTHVQRIVEGAEPTAFTQYFQSWRNRNELHTRLIRSPSTEKYNSFETRLFHAEIKAKTNKFEVEEIIDFEQSDLNEDDVMLLDVGKDLFVWIGNGASVKEKAKANDLAKMHLKKYGREDTAVTSIAQGHEPEAFTSVFPSWNPDFWDSLESYDDIKAKIAEDNKAL